The genome window TCTTGCTCTTTGACAAAACAAACGACCAAAAAATCTGAAGGGCAGATAAAAACGCATGCATCAGTTAACATAGCAATATTTCCCTCACGTACGCCGTTGAATTTAACTCGACGTTCAAGAAGAAATGAAATGAGCGGGTACATAGCAAGGCCATCAAAGCTATCGCTATTACTATGCTTCAGTAAATACGTTAGCGGAGTACAATCATCAATCATCTGGTGAATATCGATACCATCCCGTTCTAATCTTTTCAAAGCACAAAGAGCATGCGCAGGATGTCTCTGCGCAAGATCAAGACAACCTTTGATAGAGTTTTCTACCACCGAGGCCTCAAGGTCAACCCTTTCAACTTCAACACCCTTAAGAAAGGCACAATCTGCTGTACCAAACAAAAATAACAACCCCATGAAAAGTTTCGTGGCACCAATCATAAACCAACTCCCTAAAAAAACGCTACAGATACTACTTTGTACATAGTATCTAGCCAATGAAGTCGGGCAAGCGCAATAATTGCAAACTATTGCCTGCGCATGCTTGAACAGCGGCCACATGCAATTCTGTACCCTTACTGCCCAAATTCTTTTTCTAATTTAGACAAAGTAGCAATGACAGCCTCATAAGCCAAATAACTGCCAATGCCACTAAGATTTTTTCGCGCTGCTTTATCTAAATCAGTCAAAAAACTTTGGGCAAGGACTCCTTGCTTAAAACCTTGACGAAACAATGTCTCAATTTTTTCAGTATCTGCCAGCTTAACTGCATCAAGAACTTCGCAACATAACTTGTTCACAAACAAAAGCCTGTCTATCAAAAAATGTTCATTTTGTTTCAGATAAAAAGTAGTTGTTATGTGATTAAGTTTGCTTGTTTGTAGGGCTCCACGTGAAAGCAGAAAATTAACCAAGTCAACATTTCCTTCAATGTAGGCATGACACAATGGAGTACAATCCTCATCATCTGCTTGATTAACATTAGCACCATAATCTTCAACCAACTTTTGCACAAACTGAAAGTAACCACCTCGACAAGCTATATGTAGCACAGTAATTCCACGCAAGCCCGGTTTATTAACCAAATTCCTATCTTGTGCAAGCAATCGAAAAACGTCAAAATCACGTCCCGCTTTTGCCGCGTCCAACATAATTTTTAGTTGCCCCAAAACCTTTAATTGCTGATTTTTTAGTTCAATACACTCAGAATAATTTTTCAAACAGGGAGCAAAGTTTTGCAGAAATTGGACAGGCATGGGGATCTTTTCATCACGAGCACTTGGTCGCAAACCACCAAACACATTTCGATCTTTAACCAACGGCTCTTGATCACTCACTGCCGGTTTTCCCTCTGGCTCAAAACGCTCAACTAGTGACTGTACTTTTTCAACAATGCCCGGACGGATAGCGATGGGCGCTATGACCTCAGTGCTTGCTGCAAGCGCCGCATACCCTGGTAGATCCTGCTCCGAGTCCAAGCAACCTTCACCATAAAAAAGCTCCATAGACTCCTCAAGTAAGAGTGGCCCAACTTCGCAACACCTCTCAGATGCTGAAATACTACTAACCTGCAACAAAAAGGATATCCATAGCAAAACAACCATATGATCTCGTCACTTATTTTTAGTTATCCATCTTTGGGAAAAAGTTCACCCTGTAGTGAAAACAATCTTTCAATAATCCCAATCTGCCCATACTCTTCGGCTATACTTCCAAGGACGCCAACAGCGGCAACATTTATCAACCGTCGCTCACAATTCTCACGAAATAATCTATCGAATTCTTGCACGTTACCTTGTATAACTGCCGTTTCAAGCTGCCGACGAATTTCATCTACATTGTCTGTTGCAGCAATGGTAGCACCCTTCTGATTACACTTTTGCAAGTCAGCCACTAAAAGAATCTTAATTGCTGGATAAGGGGGGTTGTTTTCATACATAACAACATCAAGCGGAGTTCGTCCATCTATGGTTCTTACTTGCTGCGCTCCCTTGGAAAGCAAAAAATCAACAATTTTCACATGCCCCCTACTACACGCTCTATGTAGAGGTGTCCACCCTGATTGGTTTGGTTTATTGATATCTGCTTTATACATCTCAACCAATGTTGCCACAAATTTTAACAACTCTCTTTCATATGCACAGGCCGCGTATAACATCGTCATACCAGCCTTACCAGCAACGTTTACAACGCTTGGATCTTGTGCAAGAAGCGCAAGAGCAGAATCGGTTTTACCTTGGCCTATATCTTTCAAAAAACCATCAGGCAAATGTCTGCGCTCTCCAATCTTAGAATCACAAGTCATACTACCTAGCGGCACTGCAGTCGTAAGCGACGACCTATCCGATTTCTTTTTTTTTGTCCCATCTTTTTCCCGCTCTTTTTCTTGAGTTTGTTCGCCTTCCTTTTCTTGAGTTCGTTCGATTAATGAAAGAGCAAGTGCCCGCTGCACAAGCTCATCATCTTCATCGTCCTGGTCAAAATCCCAATTCCACTCTTGGCCTTGTCCCTGATGCGGGTCTGTGTCATCATCCCAAGCACGACTCTGCCTCAAGATATGACGAGAATCCTGTTCTCTTCTGTCATAACACCAGCCAGGAACATCTCTGCCCTGATCATCTAGGCAACCATTCCATTTAGAGTTGTCGGCTGCATTTGCGTAACTGACAACAAAATAAAATATGATTAACATCAAGTTGTAAAAAATCATGAAAATGGTCTCCCTCTTTGATTTTTTTCAGAACTCTTTTACTTTGTAAAAGTTATTAACTGCATTCAAAGGATTAATGGTATCAAATGAAAACTAACGCCCATAGACGCCTAGGTGTACTTGCTCTTTGTTGTTGTGCGCTTTTTATTACTTCGTGGATAGAACTTTTTCTACAGCGAAAACAAACAATCATTGGAGTTGGCGTTAGTAAAACGTTTCTTTTTTTACTCATTAATATCCATGTTGTTGTCATGATCATCCTGTTGTACTTAATTGTGCGACAAAGTATCAAGCTTTTCTTAGAACGGCAGAAAAAAGTTCCCGGAAGCGTATTTAAACGCAATCTTCTTTTTGCCTTCACCTTTTTTTCTGTAATTCCATCATTTTTTGTTTTTTTTACTGCTGGAAAATTTATTACCACCAGCATTGACGACTGGTTTAAGGCACGCATTAGCTCGGGACTTGATACAACACTTTTTTTGCATGAGCAGTATACGCAAGACATAAGAAAAAAAATTCAAGCCGACGCACATCTGCTCAGCCAACAGCATATTATAGCATCTACAGAAGAACAAAACACTCGCTGCACGCATTATCATTGGCATGATAACGCAAGTAAACAAAAAGCGCTGGAACGAGAAGCTCGTGTCTGGCGAGCCTTACGTACAACAAACGACCGTTCAATCAAGAATCTTCGTCAAGTATTTCTGACCAAACTCACTCAAGCTGAGGCGAACAAGCAACCTTTTGACTTTTATGGTTCACTCTATCACATTGTTAAAAACAACAATCAGACACTAATGCTTGTGCACCGCTATCCAGACAATGTCTGCCATTCATTGATAGAAATAGAAAATGCTATTAACGACTACACACAACTTAAGTCAATTCGCAATTCAATTTACGCAAATTATCTTTGCACGTTTATTCTGGTCACGTTGCTTATTTTATTTTTATCAATTTGGTGCGCATTTTATTTAGCAAAAGGCATAAGCAAA of Campylobacterota bacterium contains these proteins:
- a CDS encoding ankyrin repeat domain-containing protein, whose product is MIFYNLMLIIFYFVVSYANAADNSKWNGCLDDQGRDVPGWCYDRREQDSRHILRQSRAWDDDTDPHQGQGQEWNWDFDQDDEDDELVQRALALSLIERTQEKEGEQTQEKEREKDGTKKKKSDRSSLTTAVPLGSMTCDSKIGERRHLPDGFLKDIGQGKTDSALALLAQDPSVVNVAGKAGMTMLYAACAYERELLKFVATLVEMYKADINKPNQSGWTPLHRACSRGHVKIVDFLLSKGAQQVRTIDGRTPLDVVMYENNPPYPAIKILLVADLQKCNQKGATIAATDNVDEIRRQLETAVIQGNVQEFDRLFRENCERRLINVAAVGVLGSIAEEYGQIGIIERLFSLQGELFPKDG
- a CDS encoding ankyrin repeat domain-containing protein is translated as MVVLLWISFLLQVSSISASERCCEVGPLLLEESMELFYGEGCLDSEQDLPGYAALAASTEVIAPIAIRPGIVEKVQSLVERFEPEGKPAVSDQEPLVKDRNVFGGLRPSARDEKIPMPVQFLQNFAPCLKNYSECIELKNQQLKVLGQLKIMLDAAKAGRDFDVFRLLAQDRNLVNKPGLRGITVLHIACRGGYFQFVQKLVEDYGANVNQADDEDCTPLCHAYIEGNVDLVNFLLSRGALQTSKLNHITTTFYLKQNEHFLIDRLLFVNKLCCEVLDAVKLADTEKIETLFRQGFKQGVLAQSFLTDLDKAARKNLSGIGSYLAYEAVIATLSKLEKEFGQ